One window from the genome of Thermoleophilaceae bacterium encodes:
- a CDS encoding cold-shock protein: MATGTVKWFSDEKGYGFITPDDSGKDLFVHHNAIQGNGFKSLTEGAKVSYDAEQGAKGPAAANVVAL; encoded by the coding sequence ATGGCTACAGGAACCGTGAAGTGGTTCAGCGACGAGAAGGGCTACGGATTCATCACACCCGATGACTCCGGCAAGGACCTGTTCGTGCATCACAACGCGATCCAGGGCAACGGTTTCAAGTCGCTGACCGAGGGCGCGAAGGTGAGCTACGACGCCGAGCAGGGCGCCAAGGGCCCGGCGGCCGCGAACGTCGTGGCGCTCTGA
- a CDS encoding GFA family protein: protein MTDPSTTGGCLCGGVRFELTEPAPAAGYCHCTRCQRRTGTAASAQARIDGRTFRLLRGEELVKAWRHPDGGFEKCFCSECGAHLFSRDPDDPTQMSVRLGAFDGDPGVRPSWRTYVAYAAAWEPVPDDGLERFAEAKPRF from the coding sequence GTGACCGATCCCTCGACCACCGGGGGCTGCTTGTGCGGCGGCGTCCGCTTCGAGCTCACCGAGCCGGCGCCGGCTGCGGGGTACTGCCACTGCACTCGCTGTCAACGCCGCACCGGGACGGCGGCGTCAGCACAGGCGCGGATCGACGGCCGCACCTTCCGGCTGCTGCGGGGGGAGGAGCTGGTGAAGGCCTGGCGCCATCCCGACGGCGGCTTCGAGAAGTGCTTCTGCAGCGAATGCGGGGCGCACCTATTCAGCCGCGACCCTGACGACCCGACGCAGATGAGCGTGCGCCTGGGCGCCTTCGATGGTGATCCGGGTGTCCGGCCGAGCTGGCGTACCTATGTCGCCTATGCAGCAGCCTGGGAGCCCGTCCCGGACGACGGGCTCGAGCGGTTCGCCGAAGCCAAGCCGCGCTTCTAG
- a CDS encoding DUF1707 domain-containing protein: MSSRAKLRASDADRDAVTDRLRTAAAEGRLETEELDQRLEVALRARTYGELDGLVSDLPSSHPVPWGRPRARVVPAAQAAFAVALPILTTLAVVAAIVVVATVAAAWWVMWGLVWFFMCGRGGRSMGRRTSARAVQRTRPAGLH; the protein is encoded by the coding sequence ATGAGCTCACGCGCGAAGCTCAGGGCGTCGGATGCCGACCGCGATGCGGTCACCGACCGCCTGCGCACCGCCGCCGCCGAGGGCCGGCTGGAGACCGAGGAGCTGGACCAGCGGCTCGAGGTGGCGCTGAGGGCGCGCACCTACGGCGAGCTCGACGGCCTCGTCAGCGATCTTCCGTCCTCCCACCCGGTGCCATGGGGACGCCCGCGGGCCCGAGTGGTGCCGGCAGCTCAGGCGGCCTTCGCCGTCGCGCTCCCGATCCTCACCACGCTCGCCGTGGTCGCCGCGATCGTGGTGGTGGCCACCGTGGCCGCGGCGTGGTGGGTGATGTGGGGACTCGTGTGGTTCTTCATGTGCGGCCGGGGCGGCCGCTCGATGGGCAGGCGCACTTCGGCGCGCGCCGTGCAGCGCACGCGCCCGGCCGGGCTTCACTGA
- a CDS encoding dihydrofolate reductase family protein gives MSKLIVSEFVSLNGVMEAPGGEQTHPHTGWTFKSIYGEDHYAYKGEEIEEAETLLLGRKTYEGFSGAWPERKGDFADKINSMPKFVISSTLTDPEWENTTVLSGDPIEEVSKLRDGDGGPILVNGSAQLVHALAEAGLVDEYRAMVHPVLVADGLRMFPDPGDMKKLRLADVKTYDSGVALLIYVPAES, from the coding sequence ATGAGCAAGCTGATCGTGTCTGAGTTCGTGAGCCTGAACGGCGTGATGGAGGCGCCCGGCGGCGAGCAGACCCACCCGCACACCGGCTGGACCTTCAAGTCCATCTACGGGGAGGACCACTACGCCTACAAGGGTGAGGAGATCGAGGAGGCCGAGACGCTCCTGCTCGGCCGCAAGACCTACGAGGGCTTCTCGGGGGCCTGGCCCGAGCGCAAGGGCGACTTCGCCGACAAGATCAACTCGATGCCGAAGTTCGTGATCTCCTCGACCCTCACCGACCCGGAGTGGGAGAACACGACGGTGCTCTCGGGTGATCCGATCGAGGAGGTCTCGAAGCTGCGCGATGGCGACGGCGGCCCGATCCTGGTCAACGGCTCAGCCCAGCTCGTCCACGCGCTGGCCGAGGCGGGCCTGGTCGACGAGTACCGGGCGATGGTGCACCCGGTGCTGGTGGCCGACGGGCTGCGGATGTTCCCCGACCCGGGCGACATGAAGAAGCTCCGGCTCGCGGACGTGAAGACGTACGACTCGGGCGTCGCGCTGCTGATCTACGTGCCGGCGGAGAGCTGA